A genomic region of Zalophus californianus isolate mZalCal1 chromosome 1, mZalCal1.pri.v2, whole genome shotgun sequence contains the following coding sequences:
- the CAMSAP3 gene encoding calmodulin-regulated spectrin-associated protein 3 isoform X2, translating to MVEAAPPGPGPLRRTFLVPEIKSLDQYDFSRAKAAASLAWVLRAAFGGAEHVPSELWEPFYTDQYAQEHVKPPVTRLLLSAELYCRAWRQALPQLEPPPSPSALLALLARRGTVPALPERPVQEADLKHQPILMGAHLAVIDALMVAFAFEWTKTLPGPLALASLEHKLLFWVDTTIRRLQEKTEQEAAQRASPVAPADGVAPAQPSHAIAFCLKESGSKPPMIRYRKDRAVARRAPCFPNVTTLQDLASGAALAATIHCYCPQLLRLEEVCLKDPMSVADSLYNLQLVQDFCASRLPRGCPLSLEDLLYVPPPLKVRSSRGLGGRGRRPGPCVPLADPAFCLQINLVVLLAEMFMCFEVLKPDFVQAKDLPDGHAASPRATEASPAQNSSGCSSPVFNFRHPLLSSGGPQSPLRGSTGSLKSSPSMSHMEALGKAWNRQLSRPLSQAVSFSTPFGLDSDVDVVMGDPVLLRSVSSDSLGPPRPVPARTPVQPPPEPGDLPTIEEALQIIHSAEPRLLPDGAADGSFYLHSPEGSSKLPLASPYPLDGASKPLPAAPTQAPSYVPHPEGPLKPSPCPAGELSKSPALSEGSPKAAASSPAAGNSEVKMTSFAERKKQLVKAEAEAGSPAATPAAAEALSSEMSELGARLEEKRRAIEAQKRRIEAIFAKHRQRLGKSAFLQVQPREAGGEAEADPGPVPGGERPAGEGQGDPAPRPKAVTFSPELGPVPPEGLGDYNRAVSKLSAALSSLQRDMQRLTDQQQRLLAPPEAPGPAPPPAAWVIPGPTVGPKAASPSPARRAPAARRSPGPGPSPTPRSPKHARPAELRLAPLTRVLTPPHDVDSLPHLRKFSPSQVPVQTRSSILLAEGSPPEEPVARPGLIEIPLGSLEEPTAEDEGDGSPPGAEDSLEEEASSEGEPRAGLGFFYKDEDKPEDEMAQKRASLLERQQRRAEEARRRKQWQEAEKEQRREEAARLAQEEVTAGAPAPPAPVAPTAAPAPAGRAPAEEEVGPRRGDFTRLEYERRAQLKLMDDLDKVLRPRAAGTGGPGRGGRRAPRPRSGCCDDSALARSPARGLLGSRLSKVYSQSTLSLSTVANEAPNNLGVKRPTSRAPSPSGLMSPSRLPGSRERDWENGSNASSPASVPEYTGPRLYKEPSAKSNKFIIHNALSHCCLAGKVNEPQKNRILEEIEKSKANHFLILFRDSSCQFRALYTLSGETEELTRLAGYGPRTVTPTMVEGIYKYNSDRKRFTQIPAKTMSMSVDAFTIQGHLWQSKKPTTPKKGSSTPK from the exons ATGGTGGAGGCGGCGCCCCCCGGGCCCGGGCCGCTGCGGAGGACCTTCCTGGTGCCCGAGATCAAGTCGCTGGACCAGTACGATTTCTCGCGGGCCAAGGCGGCGGCCAGCCTGGCGTGGGTTCTGCGGGCCGCGTTCGGGGGCGCAG AGCATGTGCCCTCGGAGCTGTGGGAGCCCTTCTACACCGACCAGTACGCGCAGGAGCACGTGAAGCCCCCGGTGACGCGGCTGCTGCTCTCGGCCGAGCTCTACTGCCGGGCCTGGCGCCAGGCGCTGCCGCAGCTCgaacccccccccagcccctcggCGCTGCTGGCCCTGCTGGCGCGGAGGGGCACAGTGCCCGCGCTGCCCGAGCGCCCCGTGCAGGAGGCCGACCTGAAGCACCAGCCGATCCTCATG GGAGCCCACCTAGCTGTCATTGACGCCCTCATGGTTGCCTTCGCCTTCGAGTGGACAAAGACACTGCCCGGTCCTTTGGCCCTGGCCAGCTTGGAGCACAAGCTCCTTTTCTGGGTGGACACG accATCCGGCGGCTGCAGGAGAAGACGGAGCAGGAAGCTGCCCAGAGAGCCTCTCCTGTGGCCCCTGCAGATGGGGTGGCCCCAGCACAGCCCTCG CACGCAATTGCCTTCTGTTTGAAGGAGTCGGGGAGCAAACCCCCCATG ATCCGATACCGCAAGGACCGAGCTGTGGCCCGACGCGCCCCCTGCTTTCCAAATGTGACCACCCTCCAGGATCTGGCAAGTGGGGCTGCGCTAGCTGCCACAATTCACTGCTATTGTCCTCAGCTCTTGCGACTCGAGG AGGTGTGCCTCAAGGACCCCATGTCCGTGGCGGACAGCCTGTACAACCTCCAGCTGGTGCAGGATTTCTGTGCCTCCCGCCTTCCTCGTGGCTGCCCGCTCTCCCTCGAGGACCTGCTTTATGTCCCACCGCCCCTCAAGGTAAGGTCATCTCGAGGCCTTGGGGGCCGAGGCAGGCGTCCAGGGCCATGCGTCCCATTGGCTGACCCTGCCTTCTGCCTCCAGATCAACCTGGTGGTGCTGCTTGCCGAGATGTTCATGTGCTTTGAGGTGCTGAAACCTGATTTCGTCCAGGCCAAGGACCTGCCTGATGGTCACG CGGCCTCCCCCCGGGCCACGGAGGCCTCTCCCGCTCAGAACAGCAGTGGCTGCAG TTCTCCTGTCTTCAACTTCCGCCACCCGCTTCTGTCATCTGGCGGCCCCCAGTCCCCACTCCGTGGATCCACAG GCTCACTGAAGTCCTCCCCGTCCATGTCCCACATGGAGGCCCTCGGCAAGGCCTGGAACCGTCAGCTCAG CCGTCCCCTTTCCCAGGCAGTGTCGTTCAGCACCCCCTTTGGCCTGGACAGCGACGTGGATGTTGTCATGGGAGACCCCGTCCTCCTCCGCTCGGTCAGCTCGGACAGCTTGGGCCCCCCGCGCCCGGTGCCAGCCCGGACCCCCGTCCAGCCGCCCCCGGAGCCCGGAGACCTGCCTACCATCGAGGAGGCCCTGCAGATCATCCACAGCGCCGAGCCCCGGCTGCTCCCAGACGGGGCGGCCGACGGCAGCTTCTACCTCCACTCCCCTGAGGGCTCCTCCAAACTGCCGCTGGCCTCCCCCTACCCACTCGACGGGGCCTCAAAGCCACTGCCCGCTGCGCCCACCCAAGCACCCAGCTATGTGCCCCACCCTGAGGGCCCCCTGAAACCGTCTCCCTGCCCGGCAGGGGAGCTGTCGAAATCACCAGCCCTGTCTGAGGGCTCCCCGAAGGCAGCAGCTTCATCCCCTGCGGCTGGCAACTCTGAGGTGAAGATGACCAGCTTTGCTGAGCGCAAGAAGCAGCTGGTCAAGGCTGAGGCCGAGGCAGGGTCCCCGGCAGCCACCCCTGCCGCAGCAGAGGCCCTGAGCTCGGAGATGAGTGAGCTGGGGGCCCGGCTGGAGGAGAAACGGAGGGCCATCGAGGCTCAGAAGCGGCGCATCGAGGCCATCTTTGCTAAACACCGGCAGCGACTGGGCAAGAGCGCTTTCCTGCAGGTGCAGCCGcgggaggctggaggggaggcggagGCGGACCCCGGCCCGGTCCCTGGTGGGGAGCGGCCAGCGGGCGAGGGCCAGGGCGATCCGGCCCCACGGCCCAAGGCAGTGACCTTCTCACCTGAACTGGGCCCGGTGCCCCCCGAGGGGCTGGGGGACTATAACCGGGCGGTCAGCAAGCTAAGTGCTGCGCTGAGCTCACTGCAGCGGGACATGCAGAGGCTCACGGACCAGCAGCAGCGGCTCCTGGCCCCACCCGAGGCCCCGGGGCCTGCCCCACCACCTGCTGCATGGGTCATCCCTGGTCCCACAGTGGGTCCCAAAGCCGCGTCTCCCAGCCCTGCTCGGCGTGCCCCAGCTGCCCGGCGCAGCCCCGGGCCTGGCCCCAGCCCGACACCCCGAAGCCCGAAACATGCACGGCCAGCAGAGCTGCGGCTAGCACCCCTGACAAGAGTGCTCACACCTCCCCACGATGTAGACAGCCTCCCCCACCTGCGCAAGTTCTCGCCAAGTCAGGTGCCTGTGCAGACACGCTCCTCTATCCTCCTGGCGGAGGGGTCACCACCAGAGGAGCCTGTGGCCCGGCCTGGCCTCATCGAGATCCCACTGGGCAGCCTGGAAGAGCCCACAGCCGAGGACGAGGGAGATGGGAGCCCCCCTGGTGCTGAGGATTCCTTGGAGGAAGAGGCGTCTTCAGAGGGAGAGCCCCGGGCCGGGCTGGGCTTTTTCTATAAG GATGAAGACAAGCCCGAGGACGAGATGGCCCAAAAGCGGGCCAGTCTGCTGGAACGGCAGCAGCGGCGGGCAGAGGAGGCGCGGCGGCGGAAACAGTGGCAGGAGGCCGAGAAGGAGCAGCGGAGGGAAGAGGCCGCACG GCTGGCCCAGGAGGAGGTGACCGCGGGTGCCCCGGCCCCCCCAGCTCCTGTGGCCCccacagcagccccagcccctgccggGAGGGCCCCAGCTGAGGAAGAAGTGGGCCCCAGGCGGGGGGACTTCACGCGGCTCGAGTATGAACGCAGGGCCCAGCTGAAGCTGATGGATGACCTTGACAAAGTGCTGCGGCCACGGGCTGCGGGGACcggggggccgggccggggcgggcGGAGGGCCCCCCGGCCACGCTCTGGTTGCTGTGATGACTCGGCCCTGGCACGAAGCCCTGCCCGTGGCCTGCTGG gctcccggctcagcaaaGTCTACTCTCAGTCCACCCTGTCACTGTCCACCGTGGCCAATGAGGCCCCCAATAACCTCGGCGTGAAGAGGCCCACGTCTCG ggctcCGTCCCCATCCGGCCTCATGTCCCCCAGCCGCCTGCCTGGCAGCCGTGAGCGCGACTGGGAGAATGGCAGCAACGCCTCCTCCCCGGCATCGGTGCCCGAGTACACCG GTCCACGGCTGTACAAGGAGCCCAGCGCCAAGTCCAACAAGTTCATCATACACAATGCCCTGTCTCACTGCTGCTTGGCAGGCAAGGTGAACGAACCGCAGAAGAACCGCATTCTCGAG GAAATTGAGAAGAGCAAGGCCAACCACTTCCTGATCCTCTTCCGGGACTCGAGCTGCCAGTTCCGGGCCCTCTACACCCTGTCCGGGGAGACAGAGGAGCTGACCCGCCTGGCGGGCTATGGCCCCCGCACGGTCACACCCACCATGGTCGAGGGCATCTACAAGTACAACTCGGACCGCAAGCGCTTTACCCAGATCCCTGCCAAGACCATGTCCATGAGTGTAGACGCCTTCACCATCCAGGGCCACCTCTGGCAGAGCAAGAAGCCCACGACTCCCAAGAAGGGCAGCAGCACCCCCAAGTAG
- the CAMSAP3 gene encoding calmodulin-regulated spectrin-associated protein 3 isoform X7 has product MVEAAPPGPGPLRRTFLVPEIKSLDQYDFSRAKAAASLAWVLRAAFGGAEHVPSELWEPFYTDQYAQEHVKPPVTRLLLSAELYCRAWRQALPQLEPPPSPSALLALLARRGTVPALPERPVQEADLKHQPILMGAHLAVIDALMVAFAFEWTKTLPGPLALASLEHKLLFWVDTTIRRLQEKTEQEAAQRASPVAPADGVAPAQPSCPTRWYWKLVPIRYRKDRAVARRAPCFPNVTTLQDLASGAALAATIHCYCPQLLRLEEVCLKDPMSVADSLYNLQLVQDFCASRLPRGCPLSLEDLLYVPPPLKINLVVLLAEMFMCFEVLKPDFVQAKDLPDGHAASPRATEASPAQNSSGCSSPVFNFRHPLLSSGGPQSPLRGSTGSLKSSPSMSHMEALGKAWNRQLSRPLSQAVSFSTPFGLDSDVDVVMGDPVLLRSVSSDSLGPPRPVPARTPVQPPPEPGDLPTIEEALQIIHSAEPRLLPDGAADGSFYLHSPEGSSKLPLASPYPLDGASKPLPAAPTQAPSYVPHPEGPLKPSPCPAGELSKSPALSEGSPKAAASSPAAGNSEVKMTSFAERKKQLVKAEAEAGSPAATPAAAEALSSEMSELGARLEEKRRAIEAQKRRIEAIFAKHRQRLGKSAFLQVQPREAGGEAEADPGPVPGGERPAGEGQGDPAPRPKAVTFSPELGPVPPEGLGDYNRAVSKLSAALSSLQRDMQRLTDQQQRLLAPPEAPGPAPPPAAWVIPGPTVGPKAASPSPARRAPAARRSPGPGPSPTPRSPKHARPAELRLAPLTRVLTPPHDVDSLPHLRKFSPSQVPVQTRSSILLAEGSPPEEPVARPGLIEIPLGSLEEPTAEDEGDGSPPGAEDSLEEEASSEGEPRAGLGFFYKDEDKPEDEMAQKRASLLERQQRRAEEARRRKQWQEAEKEQRREEAARLAQEEVTAGAPAPPAPVAPTAAPAPAGRAPAEEEVGPRRGDFTRLEYERRAQLKLMDDLDKVLRPRAAGTGGPGRGGRRAPRPRSGCCDDSALARSPARGLLGSRLSKVYSQSTLSLSTVANEAPNNLGVKRPTSRAPSPSGLMSPSRLPGSRERDWENGSNASSPASVPEYTGPRLYKEPSAKSNKFIIHNALSHCCLAGKVNEPQKNRILEEIEKSKANHFLILFRDSSCQFRALYTLSGETEELTRLAGYGPRTVTPTMVEGIYKYNSDRKRFTQIPAKTMSMSVDAFTIQGHLWQSKKPTTPKKGSSTPK; this is encoded by the exons ATGGTGGAGGCGGCGCCCCCCGGGCCCGGGCCGCTGCGGAGGACCTTCCTGGTGCCCGAGATCAAGTCGCTGGACCAGTACGATTTCTCGCGGGCCAAGGCGGCGGCCAGCCTGGCGTGGGTTCTGCGGGCCGCGTTCGGGGGCGCAG AGCATGTGCCCTCGGAGCTGTGGGAGCCCTTCTACACCGACCAGTACGCGCAGGAGCACGTGAAGCCCCCGGTGACGCGGCTGCTGCTCTCGGCCGAGCTCTACTGCCGGGCCTGGCGCCAGGCGCTGCCGCAGCTCgaacccccccccagcccctcggCGCTGCTGGCCCTGCTGGCGCGGAGGGGCACAGTGCCCGCGCTGCCCGAGCGCCCCGTGCAGGAGGCCGACCTGAAGCACCAGCCGATCCTCATG GGAGCCCACCTAGCTGTCATTGACGCCCTCATGGTTGCCTTCGCCTTCGAGTGGACAAAGACACTGCCCGGTCCTTTGGCCCTGGCCAGCTTGGAGCACAAGCTCCTTTTCTGGGTGGACACG accATCCGGCGGCTGCAGGAGAAGACGGAGCAGGAAGCTGCCCAGAGAGCCTCTCCTGTGGCCCCTGCAGATGGGGTGGCCCCAGCACAGCCCTCG TGCCCCACACGCTGGTACTGGAAGCTGGTTCCT ATCCGATACCGCAAGGACCGAGCTGTGGCCCGACGCGCCCCCTGCTTTCCAAATGTGACCACCCTCCAGGATCTGGCAAGTGGGGCTGCGCTAGCTGCCACAATTCACTGCTATTGTCCTCAGCTCTTGCGACTCGAGG AGGTGTGCCTCAAGGACCCCATGTCCGTGGCGGACAGCCTGTACAACCTCCAGCTGGTGCAGGATTTCTGTGCCTCCCGCCTTCCTCGTGGCTGCCCGCTCTCCCTCGAGGACCTGCTTTATGTCCCACCGCCCCTCAAG ATCAACCTGGTGGTGCTGCTTGCCGAGATGTTCATGTGCTTTGAGGTGCTGAAACCTGATTTCGTCCAGGCCAAGGACCTGCCTGATGGTCACG CGGCCTCCCCCCGGGCCACGGAGGCCTCTCCCGCTCAGAACAGCAGTGGCTGCAG TTCTCCTGTCTTCAACTTCCGCCACCCGCTTCTGTCATCTGGCGGCCCCCAGTCCCCACTCCGTGGATCCACAG GCTCACTGAAGTCCTCCCCGTCCATGTCCCACATGGAGGCCCTCGGCAAGGCCTGGAACCGTCAGCTCAG CCGTCCCCTTTCCCAGGCAGTGTCGTTCAGCACCCCCTTTGGCCTGGACAGCGACGTGGATGTTGTCATGGGAGACCCCGTCCTCCTCCGCTCGGTCAGCTCGGACAGCTTGGGCCCCCCGCGCCCGGTGCCAGCCCGGACCCCCGTCCAGCCGCCCCCGGAGCCCGGAGACCTGCCTACCATCGAGGAGGCCCTGCAGATCATCCACAGCGCCGAGCCCCGGCTGCTCCCAGACGGGGCGGCCGACGGCAGCTTCTACCTCCACTCCCCTGAGGGCTCCTCCAAACTGCCGCTGGCCTCCCCCTACCCACTCGACGGGGCCTCAAAGCCACTGCCCGCTGCGCCCACCCAAGCACCCAGCTATGTGCCCCACCCTGAGGGCCCCCTGAAACCGTCTCCCTGCCCGGCAGGGGAGCTGTCGAAATCACCAGCCCTGTCTGAGGGCTCCCCGAAGGCAGCAGCTTCATCCCCTGCGGCTGGCAACTCTGAGGTGAAGATGACCAGCTTTGCTGAGCGCAAGAAGCAGCTGGTCAAGGCTGAGGCCGAGGCAGGGTCCCCGGCAGCCACCCCTGCCGCAGCAGAGGCCCTGAGCTCGGAGATGAGTGAGCTGGGGGCCCGGCTGGAGGAGAAACGGAGGGCCATCGAGGCTCAGAAGCGGCGCATCGAGGCCATCTTTGCTAAACACCGGCAGCGACTGGGCAAGAGCGCTTTCCTGCAGGTGCAGCCGcgggaggctggaggggaggcggagGCGGACCCCGGCCCGGTCCCTGGTGGGGAGCGGCCAGCGGGCGAGGGCCAGGGCGATCCGGCCCCACGGCCCAAGGCAGTGACCTTCTCACCTGAACTGGGCCCGGTGCCCCCCGAGGGGCTGGGGGACTATAACCGGGCGGTCAGCAAGCTAAGTGCTGCGCTGAGCTCACTGCAGCGGGACATGCAGAGGCTCACGGACCAGCAGCAGCGGCTCCTGGCCCCACCCGAGGCCCCGGGGCCTGCCCCACCACCTGCTGCATGGGTCATCCCTGGTCCCACAGTGGGTCCCAAAGCCGCGTCTCCCAGCCCTGCTCGGCGTGCCCCAGCTGCCCGGCGCAGCCCCGGGCCTGGCCCCAGCCCGACACCCCGAAGCCCGAAACATGCACGGCCAGCAGAGCTGCGGCTAGCACCCCTGACAAGAGTGCTCACACCTCCCCACGATGTAGACAGCCTCCCCCACCTGCGCAAGTTCTCGCCAAGTCAGGTGCCTGTGCAGACACGCTCCTCTATCCTCCTGGCGGAGGGGTCACCACCAGAGGAGCCTGTGGCCCGGCCTGGCCTCATCGAGATCCCACTGGGCAGCCTGGAAGAGCCCACAGCCGAGGACGAGGGAGATGGGAGCCCCCCTGGTGCTGAGGATTCCTTGGAGGAAGAGGCGTCTTCAGAGGGAGAGCCCCGGGCCGGGCTGGGCTTTTTCTATAAG GATGAAGACAAGCCCGAGGACGAGATGGCCCAAAAGCGGGCCAGTCTGCTGGAACGGCAGCAGCGGCGGGCAGAGGAGGCGCGGCGGCGGAAACAGTGGCAGGAGGCCGAGAAGGAGCAGCGGAGGGAAGAGGCCGCACG GCTGGCCCAGGAGGAGGTGACCGCGGGTGCCCCGGCCCCCCCAGCTCCTGTGGCCCccacagcagccccagcccctgccggGAGGGCCCCAGCTGAGGAAGAAGTGGGCCCCAGGCGGGGGGACTTCACGCGGCTCGAGTATGAACGCAGGGCCCAGCTGAAGCTGATGGATGACCTTGACAAAGTGCTGCGGCCACGGGCTGCGGGGACcggggggccgggccggggcgggcGGAGGGCCCCCCGGCCACGCTCTGGTTGCTGTGATGACTCGGCCCTGGCACGAAGCCCTGCCCGTGGCCTGCTGG gctcccggctcagcaaaGTCTACTCTCAGTCCACCCTGTCACTGTCCACCGTGGCCAATGAGGCCCCCAATAACCTCGGCGTGAAGAGGCCCACGTCTCG ggctcCGTCCCCATCCGGCCTCATGTCCCCCAGCCGCCTGCCTGGCAGCCGTGAGCGCGACTGGGAGAATGGCAGCAACGCCTCCTCCCCGGCATCGGTGCCCGAGTACACCG GTCCACGGCTGTACAAGGAGCCCAGCGCCAAGTCCAACAAGTTCATCATACACAATGCCCTGTCTCACTGCTGCTTGGCAGGCAAGGTGAACGAACCGCAGAAGAACCGCATTCTCGAG GAAATTGAGAAGAGCAAGGCCAACCACTTCCTGATCCTCTTCCGGGACTCGAGCTGCCAGTTCCGGGCCCTCTACACCCTGTCCGGGGAGACAGAGGAGCTGACCCGCCTGGCGGGCTATGGCCCCCGCACGGTCACACCCACCATGGTCGAGGGCATCTACAAGTACAACTCGGACCGCAAGCGCTTTACCCAGATCCCTGCCAAGACCATGTCCATGAGTGTAGACGCCTTCACCATCCAGGGCCACCTCTGGCAGAGCAAGAAGCCCACGACTCCCAAGAAGGGCAGCAGCACCCCCAAGTAG